A stretch of Acropora palmata chromosome 9, jaAcrPala1.3, whole genome shotgun sequence DNA encodes these proteins:
- the LOC141892781 gene encoding uncharacterized protein LOC141892781, translating to MISSRICALEFQGNPKTTILSCYSPTNVSPQSEVESFYNDLNRFIDTVPPHNFLIICGDLNARLGKDHFPFAVVDSTNRNGQSLLSFMTDNELFSCATKFQKRPTKKITFLPLRTEIDHILVRKKWESSVKDTGSFSNPDINSDHKMLSSKIQLCFRCTPTTAVKRPPKRQWSLLLEEKHQKLRAEFESTFHNRYAALATVQEDPETDTYSALAQAALETGESILPPTPRQNRRIPWNDADIQALREKKRLARNKSDKQKLSHQLSDLYAGKVTKYIDEQSKTVEAAHPAAEYRVAWKAVKEISGNRKPSPPRIIGGSPQERKERWQIHFQTLLNVHRPNQDPSQAEFNPTPASDLLPISTDPISPEEFDSAFQKLKYKAPGNDEIPAEFFKSGIASAQLLNIMNLAFETGTAPREWTKSVIIPIPKQGGLTDPAKFRGISLTSLAAKTYNRIPIDRVKPHVDPLLRKNQNGFRQGRVSVD from the coding sequence ATGATATCTAGCCGAATCTGTGCGCTAGAATTCCAAGGCAACCCCAAAACTACCATTCTTTCGTGCTACAGTCCTACCAACGTGTCTCCCCAATCTGAGGTAGAATCCTTTTACAACGACCTTAATCGTTTCATAGACACTGTCCCTCCTCACAACTTCCTTATCATTTGCGGAGATTTAAACGCGCGACTTGGAAAAGATCACTTCCCTTTCGCAGTAGTGGACTCTACAAACAGGAATGGGCAGTCTCTCTTGAGCTTCATGACTGACAACGAACTCTTCTCTTGCGCAaccaaattccaaaaaaggCCTACTAAGAAGATCACCTTTTTGCCGTTGCGCACCGAAATTGATCATATCCTTGTAAGGAAGAAATGGGAAAGTAGTGTCAAGGACACTGGCTCCTTCTCAAATCCAGATATCAACTCGGACCACAAAATGCTCTCCTCTAAGATCCAACTCTGCTTCCGATGCACTCCAACAACCGCCGTTAAAAGACCTCCTAAACGGCAGTGGTCCTTGCTTCTGgaagaaaaacatcaaaaacttAGAGCTGAATTTGAAAGCACCTTCCACAACCGCTATGCAGCCCTTGCCACCGTTCAAGAGGACCCTGAGACAGACACATATAGCGCTCTTGCTCAGGCCGCTCTGGAAACAGGCGAATCTATTCTTCCACCCACACCACGCCAAAACCGCCGGATCCCGTGGAATGATGCAGACATCCAAGCGCTCAGGGAGAAAAAGCGGCTGGCCAGGAACAAATCTGACAAACAGAAGCTTAGTCATCAGCTATCAGATCTTTATGCTGGAAAAGTCACCAAATACATTGATGAGCAATCCAAAACTGTAGAAGCAGCCCATCCAGCAGCGGAGTACAGAGTTGCTTGGAAAGCTGTTAAGGAAATCTCCGGAAACAGGAAGCCCAGTCCACCTCGAATCATAGGAGGTAGCCCACAGGAAAGAAAAGAGCGGTGGCAAATCCATTTCCAAACATTGCTCAATGTTCACCGCCCTAACCAAGATCCATCTCAAGCTGAGTTCAACCCCACACCTGCGTCTGATCTTCTACCAATATCCACCGACCCAATCTCCCCCGAAGAATTCGATTCGGCATTCCAGAAGCTCAAGTACAAAGCACCTGGCAATGACGAAATCCCAGCAGAATTCTTCAAATCCGGAATCGCTTCTGCCCAACTACTTAACATCATGAACCTAGCGTTCGAAACCGGGACTGCACCGCGTGAATGGACCAAGAGCGTCATCATACCCATTCCGAAACAAGGAGGCCTTACCGACCCTGCCAAATTTAGGGGCATAAGCCTGACCTCACTGGCTGCAAAGACGTACAACCGCATTCCCATCGATCGCGTCAAGCCCCATGTCGATCCACTTCTTAGGAAAAACCAGAACGGCTTTCGACAAGGACGTGTCTCCGTAGATTGA